CGGGCAGATCAAGCGTCTGCCCATCCATGTGGTGGATTATGATGTTCTTGGCGCGCTGCTCTGCTGCGAGGCGGCGAAAGATATCGAGCATGCCCGCTGAAAAATCAATCGCGGTGATTTCTGCCGCCGATTCGGCGAGCATCAGCGAGAGGGTGCCCGGGCCGCAGGCAATATCGACAACTTTCTTGTACGGCTCATAACCAATGAGTTCGAGCGCTTTCTGGCAATATTGCCTGAAAGCGGGAACAGTCTCACTCTGGTAGCCGCCTGCTACCAGATTCCAGGGTTCTGGATTTGCTAATGGGTTCACTGACATTACGCTTATTAATCCACCTGAGCTTCGTTACTCAAGCGTCATGCCGCGTAAATCGTATCAGGCAGCGGCCGTCGCTCTCGCTGGCTCGTATTTGGGGCGCGGCACCAGCTGCCAGAGAAAATCTTTGACGGGTTTCGGCAGAGGTATACCCAACGGATTCGACTCAGGCTTACTGTGGTTTGTCAGCACGCGCGTACCCATGATGTAGTCGAACCAGGGTTTGGTTACACACCAGTTGGTGTCTTGGTTGCGGCCCATGTGGTGGTCGACATGCCACGGCAGATGCTCGCGCGCCCACTCGGGATCTTCGTGCGCCTTGCGGTGGCAATGGTAATAATTGAACGCAGAATACCAGAGTGTTGCTGTGAAGAATGGCGCGATGGGAAAAAGCGGTGAGACGATCAGGGAAACGCGCACCAGCGCTTCTATCTCGTAACGATGGCGCGCGTAGTCTTCGCCGAGCAAATGTTCATACTGCGGCTCAAAAAAATCATGGCGCCGCACCTCGCGGTGATGATCCCAGTGAAAGTGCGCGCTGCCGCTGCGACTCTTGCCATATTCGTGCAGCAGCTTGTTGTGCGCAAACCATTCAAATGCATTCGCCGCTAAAAGGCCTAGGGGTATACCGAGCATAGCTATGGATTTTCATGGCTATGCAGGCGGTCAAGAATTTAATGACACGTGTGTCACAAATAACGGTGAGCGCGAACTCACCTTTTGTTTTTGAGTTCAGCAGCTATTGGCGCATAGAAATTCTTGATGTCGTTTTTGTAAGCCTTGCCGAGGCTCAGCATGAATGGCGTATAGACCAGATCGCCCTGCTTGCGAAACGCCATCGAGCCACCGCAGAAGGCCGACACATTCAGATTCTTGAGGTCTTGTATCGCGACAATCTTTGTGCTGCTCCAGGTTTCTTGCAACCGGCGAAAGAACGCATCGAGGCTTTCGAGAGTCGTGTCTGGGGCGAGCAGCATACTCTGCACAACTTCAGGTATCGATTTATCACCTAAGGTTATGGATTCCATCGTAACAGTATTTGACAGAACTGACTTCCAGAAGCCTTCTTCAACTTCTCGCCGCCCCGGTACCAGGTACAAGTTTGTACGCGTGCCGACGAATGTCGCCTTTATCTCTTCTGTCGCGGCGTCAAAACCGACGCTCACCGCAGGTGAAAAAACGTAATCTTTCAGTTTTACCACTGCCATTTTGGCCTCCCGTCAAGTTTATGAATTGTGCTCAGAATAACTTCAGCAAAATATGCGTCAAGACAATGTTATGTAATTACTATGGCGTGTACTCATAGATGGTTGTTGTGCCCGCAGAGCCGGACAATCCACCAAAGTAGTATATTTTGCCGTTACGAGTCACTACGCCACCCAGCGACCGCGGGCTTGGAAGCGCAGTGCAACCACCGCTGCAATCAGTTTTCATATTTGTCAAAAAGTTATACTCTTCGACCAGGGTGTACTGGGTGGCAGATGCATTCTGGCCGCCAATCACATAGGCTGAGTTGCCAATGCTAACTGCGGCCAGGCCGTAGCGCGGGGTCGCAAGCACTGGGCAAGTCGAACCGCAATTTGTCCAGGTATTTCCGTTCGCGTCATATTGGCTGACGGCATCGGTGAGGGTTGAGCCCGAGTTAATGAACCCACCGAATGCAAAAATGGTATCGCCAAAGCCGGCCGTCGCTCCCGAACTGAAGTTGTGCGAGACCGCTACCTGCGCTGCCGACCATGAATCAAGATCGGGTTCAAAGTAATGATTGTTCGTGCAGCCGAATGCGGTACCCGCATTACAATCAGTCGTCGTGCTGATACCACCCATCGCGTAGATTCTTGAACCGACTGCCGTCACCGACATATTGGCTCTGGCGAGGCTATGGCTGGTCGCTGATGTGACTGACGGCCCGGTCGGATCAAAATACCTGACATTGGCAACTCCGTTGGCAGCGCCGGCGGCTGTGCCGCCGCCGAAAACATAAACACGACCGTTGTATTCGATACCTGCGGCGTTCATGATGTTGGTCGGCCAGGTACCGCAGTTACTACCACAATTGGTGAAAGTCTCTGTCAAAAAATCAAATTCATAGATAGTGTTCGTCGCTGTGCTGCCATCGGCCGTACCACCGATGAGGTAGGCTTTATCGCCGACAACAGCTGCAGCCATTTGACCCAGCGATGCGGGCAACGTTGCTGACAAGATTCTCCAATTATTGCGGAAAGCCTTTGAGTCTGAAAGATCACCCGGCGGCATAAAGGTGTCTTGCAGCCATAAATCTCCGATCGAGTGGCTGGTGACGACGTAGAGATCGTCTGAAATAAAATCATCGGCTGAAAAAAGCAGAAAATCATTCGTTGCCGCATTGGTCACCGAAACGTTTGCGTTGCTGAGAAAGAGACCTTCGCTGAGAAGCGAAATATTCACCGAAAGCGAAGGCGCAACCGGAAAATCAAGCGTAGAGAACCAAATGCCGCTGGGGTCGGCAAAGATCATGCTGGTATTGTAACCGGTGACAGAGCTCGGCACCCGACTGACATTTTCAGCAAAGTTTAACAGAAAATTGTTGAGCGTACCGCCGTTGTGCGCAGAGTCGACCTTTGAATAGCGTACTGTCATCGTACCGTCGCGCGAAATCATGCTGGGTATTTCAGGCCCAAAGCCCAGAAACGTGTCGGCACTGCGCGTCGAGTTGCCAATGCCGCCGAGTCCGCTGCCGATTCCGGTGAGCTGCGTGGCAGGGGTTAGTTCAAACGAATAGGTTCCCGCACCAATTTCGTAGGCGAACGCAATATCGGTGCTGAAAGGCAGCGCGCTGTAGCGTATACGTTGCGCACTGTTCAGAGGCGCGCTGCCGTTCGGGCGCACGACCACCGGGCTTTCGAACACCGGCATCTGCAGGTCATTATTATAAGCAGTCGCCGAAACAGCAATAAAGAGGTTATGCATGCCGGCGCTGCAGCTGGCGCAATCACGGTCTGAGGCGAAAATCAGGGCCAGCTTCGAATCGGGCCTCTGTATCAGCACCGGGTTGTACTCATCGTACTCGTCGGTCGAAATGGTAGAACCGTCGGCGAGCCTTAGGCCGATGCGGGCCTTGTCGATATCGATTTTTTCGGCGACAGGTCGGGAACAATAGGTAGACAAAAGCAGGGCAAAAAGTCCCAGGCGATTGTATTTCATATCTCAACCTAGCCGGCGCGCATTACTCCGTCAATCATTTGCCTTCAGGCTGCTGCGCCACAGAACGCTGCGCAGTTCGGTTGCGCGAAAGTGTGTCAGCTGCTTGAGCTCGCCCGCGCGTGAGTCAAAAATATGCACATTCAGGCGGCACGCAATATTGCCGCCTTCGTCGACCATGCGGCAGTCATTTTCGCCCGACATGAGTATTGCGAGCGACATGCCATCGGGTGAAAAATCAAAACTCTCGACACCACCAAATCCCGACCCCGAAAAGAACCCCGGCGCCGGTAATTCGGCGAGGTCAAGCAACTGGCCCTTGCGGCCGCCGAATTCAGGCGACACCCAGATATTGCGCGGACGCAGAATGCCCTCACGGTTCTCGGCAGCAGCCACGCGCGCCGCGACCACACCCAGCGGCGAGATGCGAGCATCAAAAATATAATGGCCAGAAATTTCACCGAGCCGTTCGGGCGCAGCGGTTAAAGATTGCTTTCGCCAAAAAATCCAGCTTTGGTCTTTGCCGGTTGCATAGGCGATGCGCCCCGTACCGGCGTCTGCAGTGAGACCGGTAATGCGGTCTTTATCGTTTTGGGCTATGGTCGTTATCGGCTTCTCATGCGGGTCGATGGCAACGATACGATTCTCTTTTTGGTACGAACCTTCGAGACAGATGAGTCGCTTCGCTGCGCCCCAGCTACAACTGCGGTACGAACCTTTGTGAACCTGTTCGGCGCCAGTTGTTACGTCGACGACGCTGATGCCCGTCGATATCTGGCAGGCAACAAAATACCGCTGCGGTGAGAGCGAACACGCGAAGTAGGATTTATTTTTGCCATGAGCATGCGGCGCCAGCTGTGCAATTTTGCCGAGACGCGACAGGGCATACTGATCGACGATGAGCTTTGTGTCTTGATATATTTCTTTGAGCTGTGCGTTTTGAATCAGCTCAAGTTCTGTCGCTGCGCCGCTCGCCGGGTGAATCAGCACTGCGCGCGATGCACGGTGCGGTGCTTCAGCGGCGGCGACCAGCGCAACAACACCGCTGGGCACTTCGCCGCCCGCATTCGGCAGAGCGGCAAGGTACTCGCGCCCGCGGCATGCAGAGGCTGCGAATAGAATGATCAAAGCCAGAGCCGAACGCCGCATACACGATCATATGCCGTGCCGCATTGCGCTGGCAAGCCTGATTACGGACTCTGCCGTCTTAAATGATGCGCGAAACGACTTCCATGAACTGGGCAGGCTTAAAGGGCTTGGTCATCCAGCCGTTGGCGCCGGCATCTGCCCCCTTCTTGCGCATGCAGTCTTCAGATTCCGTCGTGAGCGCGAGAATTGGCACATCTTTGTTGCGCGAGCGAATCTCTCTGATAAGGCCAATGCCGTCGAGCTTGGGCATATTAATGTCGGTGACCACGAGGTCAAAACCGCTGCCAGTCGTGCTGTTGAACTTCGCCAGGGCCTCTTCGCCATCGCTCGCCAGAACAACCTGATAGTTGCCGGTTTGCAGCGTCATTTTGACCATTTGGCGCATTGTTTCTGAATCATCTACCGCGAGTACTGTTTGCATTTGAACCCTCCGCAATTGGAATAAGGGTCTCTAACACGAAATTGGGCAAATGTCAATTACCGAGACTACCCGGTCATCTTAGTAATCTTACCGATGCTCGCCCCTGCTGGGGGCAATTTCGGCAGGGGTCAATCGGCTTGACGCGTTGTGCGGTGCGAAAAAAATGCCGAAAATCAGTAGAGATACGTCTAATAGTTATCCATCCGCCTTATACCTGATGGTTATTAAAGGAGCAACATGAATACAGCAGAAAACCTCGAGTCACAATACAACCAAGAGCACTTGCACAAGACGCTCGCCGACTTCGTGCTGCAGCGCCGCGAACAGCCAGACCTTTTCGCCTGGTGCAAGCCTTTCGCTGAATCGGTAGACTACCAGATCTCGATCGGCCACCACATGTACCGCCGCGTGATGCTCTCGGCCAACGCGAACCGCGTCGTTGTCGAAGACCAAAAGACCGGCAAGCCGAAAGAAATGATCATGATGGGTTCGAACTCATACCTCGGCATCAACAACCACCCAAAAGTGCGCGCAGCGGCGATCGCGGCGGCAGAAAAATACGGCGCGGGTGCCGGTTCTCCCCCGCACTTTTCTGGTTATTACGACGTGCACCGTGAGCTCGAAAAAAATCTGTCGGAGCTCAAAGGTACTGAAGACACAATTCTGTATCCGTCGGGATATTCAACCAACGTCGGCGTTCTGTCTTGCTTTCTGGGCCCCAAAGACACGATCATCATCGACAAACTTGCGCACGCATCGATTATCGACGGTGCGCTCTTGTCTGGCGCCAAGATCACAACCTTTCGCCACAACGACATGGATTCACTCGAGCGCGTGCTCATCCAGACGAAAAAAGGTCTCGGTGACCGACTCGTGGTGGTTGAAGGTGTCTATTCGATGGACGGCGACATCGCTCCCCTGAAAGACATCTACGACCTCGTGCAAAAGCACGGCGCAAAACTGATGGTCGACGAAGCGCACTCAACGGGTGTACTCGGCAAGACCGGTAAAGGCTCACCGGAGCACTTCGACCTCGAAGGCAAAATCGACATCGTCATGGGCACTTTCTCGAAATCGCTCGGCGGTGTTGGCGGCTTTATCTCTGCCAAAAAAGAAGTCGTGCGCTACCTGCGCTTCTTCTCACGCGCATACTTCTTCGCGGCGTCACCGACCCCGATGCAGGTTGCGGCGCAGGTTGCGGCGCTTGACGTTCTGAAAAATGAACCGCAGTGGCACGCCCAACTGTGGGAGAATATCAAATACTTTCATGCTGAACTGAAAAAGCGCGGCTTTGATATCGAGCGCACACAAACAGCTATCACGCCTGTTGTGATCGGCGATTCATTCGTGATGCGCGAGATCACCAAGTTTCTCGATGAGCGCGGCGTGTTTGTGAACCCGGTACCATACCCGGCTGTACCCCGCAAGAAAGACCGTCTGCGACTTTCGCTCTCAGCGCTGCACACTCGCGAAGACCTCGATACGGTGATCGCGCTGCTCGACGAAGCAGAGGCAAAATACAAATTCGTCAAGAAAGAAGAACACGCTTGATTATCTGGCCTGGGGCCAAATAATCAGAAGGCCCCGTCAGGGGCCTTTTTTACAGGCCCAGCCGTGACTCAAGACCGGCGCGGGTCGATTTGAACTCGTTGAGGTCAGACATGAGCCCTGAAAGGTCGCTGCGCAGTGCGTCGTAAGAAATATGCATTCCCGTAGTCGTTTCGGTGGCGGCGCGGCTTTCATAGTCATGCGTCGCAGCACGTTCGTCAAAGCGGTTTTCCTGGGCGGCTGCCAGCGCCGGCTGTGGGGCCGAGGCCGCTTCACGGTCTAAGCGGCGCTGTTTTTTGAGTTTGAGCTCCGCCTCAAGGCGATCGTTTTCAAAGGCAAGGCGGTCGAGATACGCACCGACGCGCGCCCACTCGTCGTTGCCACCCGGTTCTTGTGCTGCTGGCGCCTGACTCTGCATATTCTATTTTCGACCTGCTGCCAAAAAAGCTTGACCCTTCGAGATAAACACCGATGCACTTAAGGCTCAAAGTTATGGATTCGATTCATGTCAAAAGGGGGCAGTTGGTTATCAGCCGGGTCGTCACCGCTCTTTTATTTGTCTTTCTGGGCTTTCTGCCCGCATGCAACAAACCCCAGCATGCCGAAGCGGGCCTTGCCTTTCGCGATTGGTACATTGCCACACCGATGGGCAAGGGCACCATGTCAGTTGCCTATGGCGTGATTGAAAACCAGAGTGCGGCTGAACGGCATTTGGTTGCCGTTTCGCTTTCATGCGCCGACTCGGTCGAGATGCATGAAACCACCGCAGCGGCGGGCAGGGTGTCGATGCGGGCTCTGCCTTCAGTAGTCATAGGCGCGAATGAGAAAGTTCGCTTTGCGCCGGCCGGCAAACATCTGATGGTATTTGGGCTGAGGCAGAACGAAGACTGCAAGATACAGTTCACTCTCGGTGCCGAGACCCCCACCTTCGCGATACCGATACGCGCCCGAGAGCTGAAGTGAGCCGTTACCGCCACCTGCCCAAAATCGCGCTGCTATGGATTTTCATGGCAGGCTGCGGCGACCGTATACAATTTCAAGAGTTGCCGCTCGGCCTTGGTGCAGACACAGCTCTCGAATCGCAAGATGGCGCACGCGAACGGGTTGCCGCAGCCTTAAAACCGATCACTTTGCTTTTTTTCGGTTACACGCGCTGCCCCGACTTTTGCCCGATGACGCTGCACAAGCTGCACGCAGCCGTGGGCGACGATGCCCAACTCAAAGACAACCTGCGCCTGATTTTCATCAGCGTCGACCCCCAGAACGACAAGCCTGCGGAGTTAAAGCGCTACCTTTCTGCTTTCAGCTATGCGCGGGGCTATACGGGCAGCGCTGAAGAGTTGCGGCAGACAGAAAAATCTTTTGGGGCATTCTCGAAACCTGCCGACAAAACCATTTCGCACTCATTGTATCTTTATGTGCTCAACCGGCAAGGTCGGGTGATTCACCTGATTCGCAGCGATGCGCCGGTGGCAGAGTTACGCAAGGTAATGCAGCAGGCGCTTCAACACAACCAGGGCAAATAAGATGCCCACCTATTCAGATGATATTCTGCGCCTCGCAGAAGCCAACATGGTACCGCTCTTGCCGGGTGAACCCACGGTCGAGCTGGCGAACAGGCTCTGTGGCGATCGTATCATCATTGCAGCCGCTGTTCAGGTTGGCGGCGCGCTCGAAATTCATTGGCAGGCTGAGGGTTGCGCGATTCTCAAGGCCAGCGCCGCATATCTCGCGCGTACGCTGAAAGGCATCTCGCGAGAGGCAGCTCTGCAGCGGGTCAGCGAGTTCATGCGCACGTTCGAGGTTGAAGCAAAATCGACACCCGAGGGGCCACTGGCGCCAGTCTACAAGCTGCCGGCGCGATACAAATGTGCGCTTTTACCCTGGCAGGCCTGTGAAAATTTTCTGCGCGAGCGCCGCTGACACCTCGGCGCTGACGCCCGTTTCTTTCTTGATTTTTTTGGCGAGAGCTTCGGCAGTCATACCACCGAGGTCAGCTTTGCGCAGCGCGAGCAGAATCGCTGCCCGCTTCTTTTCGCCGATACCTTCGATACCGTCGAATACTGAGCGCAAATTGCGCTTCATGCGCAGATTGCGGTGGTAGCTCACGGCGAAACGGTGAGCCTCATCGCGGGCGCGCCGCAATATCTGCATACCCGGGCTTTCTTTATCGAAGCGCAGAATTTTTCCGTCTTCGGTGTAAATCTCTTCAAGCTTTTTGGCAAGCCCCATCATGGGTATCGTCAGACCAGCCTCAGTGCGGGCGCGCATCGCCGCGCCCAGCTGGGTGCTGCCACCATCGATGACGATCAGATCTGCTGCGGCAACTTCGCCAGTCTTCACGCGCGCGAGCCGCCGCGAGATTGCCTCGTACATCATTGCAGGGTCGTTCGCCCCTTCAACGGTCTTGATGCGGTATTTGCGGTAACCTGACTTGTACGGCATGCCATCTCGCAGCATCACTCCGCTTGCGACGGGTTCGCTACCCTGAATATTCGAGATATCGTAGCATTCAATCAGCTGCGGCGGCGCTTTGAGGCCCAAGAACTTCTGCAACTGCTTCAGACCGATTCGTTGGTTACGCAGATTTTCTGAAAGCAATCGTTCGCGCATCACAAGCCGTGCGTTGTTGGTCGCCATCTGCATCAATGCCTGCGGATTGATTTCTCTGCCGCTGAGTGCCGCTGTTTCTGAAAACTCACCCAGCTGAAGCACCCGCACGCTTGCCGACAGGGCTTTACTCCACTCGCCCAGCTCAAGACCATTGGGCACAACAATGTATGCCGGCAAATCGAGCATGCCGAGATAGTAATCTCTGAAGAACGTCTCGGCGAAATCGGCATCGGTGAGCGCACTGGCTGCCATGTCGGTCTCGGTCACTGAAAAATTTTCTTTGGCGATGAGCCTGCCGTCGCGAAACTTCAGCAGGCAAATCTGGGCAAACCGCACCTCACCCCCTGTGCTACGCTCCTCACCCTCTACTGAAGAAGAGGGGGTCAGGGGGTGAGGGCTTATGTCTTCGTCGCGCAGCGACAGCTCTGATTTGAGCGTTTCATAATCGGCTGAATAGATGCCGACAATATCGAACGCAGGAGTTACGTTTTGCATTTCAACCTGCGGGCTGAGGTTGCGCTCATTGAAGTACGCGAGAATATCACGCAGTTTTGCGGCCTCTTCGAATTTCGTTTCAGACGCCAGCAGATGCATTTTCTGCTCAACCTGCTGGCGCATTTCGGCGTCATCGCCTGAGATGAAGTCGATCGCCTGCTGCACAATTTTGCCGTAGTCTTCGCGATTGATCTTTTCAGCGCAGGGCGCAAGGCACTTCTTCAGATGGTAGTTCAAACAGGGTTTCGCAGGTTTGGCGAGCGGCAGTTTGAGAGGCCGGCGCCGCAGCGGAAACATATCGAGCGTCAGCTGAATCTTCTCGCGAGCCACCTGCGCTTTTGAAAACGGCCCAAAGTAGAGATTACCTGGCAGGCGGCGGCGAGTCAGGTAAATTCGCGGGTAGGCTTCGCTCATCGAAATGCAGATATAGGGATACTGTTTGTCATCTTTGAGCCGAACATTGTAAACCGGACGATGCTTCTTGATGAGGTTGTTCTCAAGCAGCAGCGCTTCGGTCTCGTTTTCAGTCGCAATCCACCTGATTTCGCGTGCACGCTTCATCAAGAAAGTCGTCTTGAGATCGTCTGAGGTCAGGTATTGCCGCAGGCGGGCGCGCAGCTTTTTAGCTTTGCCGACATAGAGCGGTGTCTTGCTGTCTGCGCTTTCGAACCACTGGTACACGCCGCAGCTGTCGGGCGCGTGGGCGATGCGTTCAGAAAGCGTCAGCTCTGACATTTATGCAGATTTTTTTGTGGCCTTGAGGTGTGACGGTACCAAAATCGGCAATTTAACTCCGCGTTTCGTCGCCGAGATGCGCCAGCCGCGTGAAGTTGCCTTGTAGAGGTCGAGTTCGTCGCCCTTCTTGGCGAGCATCAATGTCCAGAATTCAAAGTGTTTGTCGATGACTCTCTGCTTGATATCTGGCAGGCGGGTCATCAGCGGGCATTTGTTGCGAAACTCCCTCATAAAGATCAGCCCCACGAGCTCACCGCTCTTGTCGAGATAGGGCTCAAGCGGAAAAGTGCGGCAGCAGATCGAACGGTTTTCGCGTTCGCAGTGCGCAATACCTTTGCATTCGCAAAATATCAGCACTTCGGTTTCATCTTCGCGCTTTTGTTTTTTGTCTACCTCGGTTTTGGGTTTCCAGCGGTGCCAGAGTTCGCTGCGGCGTGAGACGTATTCGAATTCTTCACGGTAGAGCATCGGCACCGCGTTCTCGACGCTGCAACAGAGCGGTTCACCGCCGTTTTTGGGCGCGCAGAGTTTTCCACAATCATAGGGTGTGAGGCTCTCGTCGAGCAGATCGTAAAAATGCTGCAATTCAGCTTCAGTGAATTTTTGATTTTTCTTCATATTACTGCCTCTCGCTTTCAGTCGGCGACCACGATACGATTGCGGCCACTCGTCTTGGCCTGGTAAAGAGCACGGTCGGCGCGAACAATGAAGGCGTCGAGGTGTAGTTCGCCACGATATTCGGCGACTCCCTGAGAAATCGTGTGCTTGCGACCGGTGCTGAAAGTAAAGTCGACGAGATTTTCAGACAGGCGATCGGCCACCCGCTTCGCAAGCTCGGCCGAAGCGTCGGGCAACAGCACGGCAAACTCTTCACCGCCGTAACGAATCGGAATATCTTTATCTCTCAGCTGCCCCACAAGAAACGATGAAAAGTCGCGCAGAACCTGATCGCCTGCGCTGTGCCCGAACTCGTCGTTAATCTGCTTAAAGAAGTCAAAATCAATCAGAATCAGGCTAAAGCTGCGCCGCTTCAGCTGAAACTCTTCAACGAGCTGCGCGAATTTTTCATCGAGCTGCCGTCTGACATAAAGGCCCGTCAACGAATCTTTGAACGACCATTGGTAATATTGGCTGTTAATGATCGCGTGGCCGAGCTGTTCGGCAAAACTCGAGAACAGGTAGATATCATTCTGGCCAAAAATATCCAGAAACCGTCCGCCCATGAGCACAAAATCGCCCAGGCGTTTCTTGCGCACGACGATGGGGCATACCAAAACCAGAATGCCGTCGCGCGATTCAGAATCGGCAATCTGCGGCTTGTTATCCCAAATCTGTTTCATGTTCTCAAACGAACGAATCACTGCTACATGATTTTCAGTGAGCGTCATGAACCGTGCAGCTTTCTCTTGCGAGAGCCTGAATTCGCGAACGCGGTTCTGTTTGTTGGTCGTGAACACGAGCTGTTCATGATTCTTATTCGCCTGGTGCAAAACGATAAAGGCTTTGTTCACCTTCGTGATCAGACGAATCTGAATAATGACATCTTCGAAAACTTCACTGAGTTTCGTCGACGAGTGCAACGATTTACCCAGCTCAAAGTAACTGAGCAGCTTCAGATTCTGCGTAATCGCCGCGAGATTTGAGCGACGCAATTCGTCGACCAGCGAGCGGCAAGGCTCGTGGTTTGGCAGATCGTGGTGGCGAATAATGTCTTTGATCTGCATGCCTTCAGAAGAACGGGCGCGGCTACGCGGTTTTCGTCTCCTGGGTTTTGACGATCTCGGTAATTTTTTTGGCGCGGATTTCTGACGTTAATGTCTCTAAGAACTCCGCCTGCGAATATTCACGCTGTTCACCCGAAAAATAGTTTCGTGCGTTGATATTGCCTGCCGCGACTTCTTTGTCACCAATAACAAGCATGTAAGGCACCTTCAGCTTTTCGGCGCTGCGAATGCGCTTACCCAGACTCTCTTCGGGTTCTTCGATGTGCACACGAATACCGGCTTCACGCAGGCTGGCAGCAAGTTTGGTTCCATATTCCATGTGCGCCGCGTTCACGGGCAATATGCGCACCTGCTCGGGGGCCAGCCAAGTCGG
The sequence above is a segment of the Turneriella parva DSM 21527 genome. Coding sequences within it:
- a CDS encoding excinuclease ABC subunit UvrC, coding for MSELTLSERIAHAPDSCGVYQWFESADSKTPLYVGKAKKLRARLRQYLTSDDLKTTFLMKRAREIRWIATENETEALLLENNLIKKHRPVYNVRLKDDKQYPYICISMSEAYPRIYLTRRRLPGNLYFGPFSKAQVAREKIQLTLDMFPLRRRPLKLPLAKPAKPCLNYHLKKCLAPCAEKINREDYGKIVQQAIDFISGDDAEMRQQVEQKMHLLASETKFEEAAKLRDILAYFNERNLSPQVEMQNVTPAFDIVGIYSADYETLKSELSLRDEDISPHPLTPSSSVEGEERSTGGEVRFAQICLLKFRDGRLIAKENFSVTETDMAASALTDADFAETFFRDYYLGMLDLPAYIVVPNGLELGEWSKALSASVRVLQLGEFSETAALSGREINPQALMQMATNNARLVMRERLLSENLRNQRIGLKQLQKFLGLKAPPQLIECYDISNIQGSEPVASGVMLRDGMPYKSGYRKYRIKTVEGANDPAMMYEAISRRLARVKTGEVAAADLIVIDGGSTQLGAAMRARTEAGLTIPMMGLAKKLEEIYTEDGKILRFDKESPGMQILRRARDEAHRFAVSYHRNLRMKRNLRSVFDGIEGIGEKKRAAILLALRKADLGGMTAEALAKKIKKETGVSAEVSAALAQKIFTGLPG
- a CDS encoding Kelch repeat-containing protein; amino-acid sequence: MKYNRLGLFALLLSTYCSRPVAEKIDIDKARIGLRLADGSTISTDEYDEYNPVLIQRPDSKLALIFASDRDCASCSAGMHNLFIAVSATAYNNDLQMPVFESPVVVRPNGSAPLNSAQRIRYSALPFSTDIAFAYEIGAGTYSFELTPATQLTGIGSGLGGIGNSTRSADTFLGFGPEIPSMISRDGTMTVRYSKVDSAHNGGTLNNFLLNFAENVSRVPSSVTGYNTSMIFADPSGIWFSTLDFPVAPSLSVNISLLSEGLFLSNANVSVTNAATNDFLLFSADDFISDDLYVVTSHSIGDLWLQDTFMPPGDLSDSKAFRNNWRILSATLPASLGQMAAAVVGDKAYLIGGTADGSTATNTIYEFDFLTETFTNCGSNCGTWPTNIMNAAGIEYNGRVYVFGGGTAAGAANGVANVRYFDPTGPSVTSATSHSLARANMSVTAVGSRIYAMGGISTTTDCNAGTAFGCTNNHYFEPDLDSWSAAQVAVSHNFSSGATAGFGDTIFAFGGFINSGSTLTDAVSQYDANGNTWTNCGSTCPVLATPRYGLAAVSIGNSAYVIGGQNASATQYTLVEEYNFLTNMKTDCSGGCTALPSPRSLGGVVTRNGKIYYFGGLSGSAGTTTIYEYTP
- a CDS encoding iron-sulfur cluster assembly scaffold protein, which gives rise to MPTYSDDILRLAEANMVPLLPGEPTVELANRLCGDRIIIAAAVQVGGALEIHWQAEGCAILKASAAYLARTLKGISREAALQRVSEFMRTFEVEAKSTPEGPLAPVYKLPARYKCALLPWQACENFLRERR
- a CDS encoding response regulator: MQTVLAVDDSETMRQMVKMTLQTGNYQVVLASDGEEALAKFNSTTGSGFDLVVTDINMPKLDGIGLIREIRSRNKDVPILALTTESEDCMRKKGADAGANGWMTKPFKPAQFMEVVSRII
- a CDS encoding GGDEF domain-containing protein; protein product: MQIKDIIRHHDLPNHEPCRSLVDELRRSNLAAITQNLKLLSYFELGKSLHSSTKLSEVFEDVIIQIRLITKVNKAFIVLHQANKNHEQLVFTTNKQNRVREFRLSQEKAARFMTLTENHVAVIRSFENMKQIWDNKPQIADSESRDGILVLVCPIVVRKKRLGDFVLMGGRFLDIFGQNDIYLFSSFAEQLGHAIINSQYYQWSFKDSLTGLYVRRQLDEKFAQLVEEFQLKRRSFSLILIDFDFFKQINDEFGHSAGDQVLRDFSSFLVGQLRDKDIPIRYGGEEFAVLLPDASAELAKRVADRLSENLVDFTFSTGRKHTISQGVAEYRGELHLDAFIVRADRALYQAKTSGRNRIVVAD
- a CDS encoding copper chaperone PCu(A)C, encoding MHLRLKVMDSIHVKRGQLVISRVVTALLFVFLGFLPACNKPQHAEAGLAFRDWYIATPMGKGTMSVAYGVIENQSAAERHLVAVSLSCADSVEMHETTAAAGRVSMRALPSVVIGANEKVRFAPAGKHLMVFGLRQNEDCKIQFTLGAETPTFAIPIRARELK
- a CDS encoding SCO family protein; this encodes MSRYRHLPKIALLWIFMAGCGDRIQFQELPLGLGADTALESQDGARERVAAALKPITLLFFGYTRCPDFCPMTLHKLHAAVGDDAQLKDNLRLIFISVDPQNDKPAELKRYLSAFSYARGYTGSAEELRQTEKSFGAFSKPADKTISHSLYLYVLNRQGRVIHLIRSDAPVAELRKVMQQALQHNQGK
- a CDS encoding aminotransferase class I/II-fold pyridoxal phosphate-dependent enzyme; translation: MNTAENLESQYNQEHLHKTLADFVLQRREQPDLFAWCKPFAESVDYQISIGHHMYRRVMLSANANRVVVEDQKTGKPKEMIMMGSNSYLGINNHPKVRAAAIAAAEKYGAGAGSPPHFSGYYDVHRELEKNLSELKGTEDTILYPSGYSTNVGVLSCFLGPKDTIIIDKLAHASIIDGALLSGAKITTFRHNDMDSLERVLIQTKKGLGDRLVVVEGVYSMDGDIAPLKDIYDLVQKHGAKLMVDEAHSTGVLGKTGKGSPEHFDLEGKIDIVMGTFSKSLGGVGGFISAKKEVVRYLRFFSRAYFFAASPTPMQVAAQVAALDVLKNEPQWHAQLWENIKYFHAELKKRGFDIERTQTAITPVVIGDSFVMREITKFLDERGVFVNPVPYPAVPRKKDRLRLSLSALHTREDLDTVIALLDEAEAKYKFVKKEEHA